From Labeo rohita strain BAU-BD-2019 chromosome 18, IGBB_LRoh.1.0, whole genome shotgun sequence, the proteins below share one genomic window:
- the si:dkey-238c7.16 gene encoding uncharacterized protein si:dkey-238c7.16: MGAKLSRKKSEAGIGGETTGPAVQEIGTAEDSPVAENAEQKCSEGEVQEDSKPAEEKTIGEPGSPSSVLQSLTQAVGEKVNTVTEQIAAPVENVVNKGIEAVESALASVSLIEKEPVAPEKKPEPVVDLADSDVPQEPSLLDDLLKSPISEALISGVTMVSEAITSGIVEDKISNPGPAENKDLLECLDKVETPSVDLLDCELTNESTIPNSDPSFTLEDVGQNAVDTVNLI; encoded by the coding sequence ATGGGAGCAAAGCTCAGTCGGAAGAAGAGTGAAGCAGGGATAGGAGGAGAGACAACAGGTCCAGCTGTACAAGAGATTGGAACAGCTGAGGATTCACCTGTGGCTGAAAATGCAGAGCAGAAATGTTCTGAAGGTGAGGTTCAAGAAGATAGCAAGCCTGCAGAAGAGAAGACCATCGGTGAGCCTGGCTCTCCATCCAGCGTTCTGCAAAGCCTTACACAAGCTGTGGGAGAAAAAGTCAACACAGTCACTGAGCAGATAGCTGCTCCGGTggaaaatgttgtaaataaagGTATCGAAGCAGTGGAGTCCGCGTTGGCATCCGTCAGCCTGATTGAGAAGGAACCTGTCGCTCCAGAGAAAAAACCTGAACCTGTGGTAGATCTTGCTGATTCTGATGTTCCCCAGGAACCCAGCCTCTTGGATGACCTCCTGAAATCTCCAATCTCAGAAGCCCTCATTTCTGGAGTCACAATGGTGAGTGAAGCCATAACCAGCGGGATTGTGGAAGACAAAATTAGTAATCCTGGACCAGCCGAGAACAAGGATTTGTTGGAATGTCTGGATAAGGTGGAGACGCCCTCAGTGGACCTCCTGGACTGTGAACTGACCAATGAATCCACAATCCCTAACTCGGATCCATCATTCACTTTGGAAGATGTGGGACAGAATGCTGTTGACACAGTCAACCTTATATAA
- the neto2b gene encoding neuropilin and tolloid-like protein 2 produces MHEALVLLILIEEGFALAQKTQALPQNVAVEDKKPAHCGTLVQTANGGSFSSPNYPNTYPPNKECVYILEAHPRKRIQLIFNDIYYIEPSFECRFDNIEIRDGPFAFSPLIDRFCGSKSPGIVTSSGRFMWIRFTSDEELEGLGFRVEYSYTADPDFHLHIGGLLNPIPDCQFEMSGSDGIIRSSQVEEENKVKSGEAVDCIWTIRAPPMSKIYLRFLDYQLENSNECKKNFVAIYEGSNAIEDLKAKFCSTVANDITLDNAVGVVRMWADETSKLSRFRMLFTVFAEPPCLANTFFCHSNMCINNTLVCNGVQNCVFPWDENNCKEKKSKSFFQQMSKTHGTVIGVASGVVLLLLIISVFIQMKQPRKKVLSRKGLFSAAEMQEVLEPPQYELFSMREAELPEDLSEELETLQKLRRSSSVSRCVHEHHCGAPSSAASIVMASRAHHLSQGSDEMSTVLGARGWGSYHGRRSSSRSHPFMHDPHAHAYSAQSLREALEDEELGLEGRVMEEIGYNDFITRGRNVVMVRNHSNPVQQRSLSMDF; encoded by the exons ATGCATGAGG CCTTGGTTCTGCTTATCCTGATAGAGGAGGGTTTCGCACTGGCACAGAAAACCCAAG CTTTGCCTCAGAATGTGGCTGTTGAGGATAAGAAACCCGCTCACTGTGGAACTTTGGTCCAGACGGCAAATGGAGGATCGTTCAGTTCTCCAAACTACCCCAACACTTACCCACCAAACAaggagtgtgtgtatatactggAGG CCCATCCACGGAAGAGAATACAACTCATCTTCAATGACATCTACTATATCGAGCCATCCTTTGAATGCCGCTTTGATAATATTGAAATCCGTGATGGGCCGTTTGCTTTCTCTCCGTTGATTGATCGGTTCTGCGGGTCAAAGAGTCCAGGAATTGTCACCTCTTCTGGACGCTTTATGTGGATCAGGTTTACCAGCGATGAGGAGCTGGAAGGTCTGGGCTTCAGGGTGGAGTATTCATATACTGCAG ATCCTGACTTTCATCTCCATATTGGGGGACTCTTGAATCCCATACCAG ACTGTCAGTTTGAAATGTCTGGATCAGATGGTATAATCAGATCCAGtcaagttgaggaagaaaacaaGGTGAAATCAGGGGAAGCAGTTGATTGTATTTGGACCATACGAGCTCCACCGATGTCTAAG ATCTATCTCCGCTTTCTGGACTATCAGTTGGAGAACTCAAATGAATGTAAGAAGAACTTTGTTGCAATCTATGAAGGCAGTAATGCCATTGAAGATCTGAAGGCCAAGTTCTGCAGCACCGTTGCCAATGATATCACGCTTGACAACGCTGTAGGTGTGGTCCGAATGTGGGCCGACGAGACCAGCAAACTGAGCCGCTTCCGTATGCTTTTCACAGTCTTTGCTGAAC CTCCGTGTTTGGCCAACACATTCTTCTGTCACAGCAACATGTGCATCAACAACACTCTGGTTTGTAACGGTGTTCAGAACTGTGTGTTTCCCTGGGATGAGAACAACTGCAAAG AAAAGAAGTCTAAAAGTTTCTTTCAGCAGATGAGTAAAACTCATGGCACTGTGATTGGAGTGGCATCTGGTGTGGTCTTGCTTCTTCTCATCATATCTGTATTTATACAGATGAAGCAGCCTAGAAAGAAG GTTTTGAGCCGTAAGGGTTTGTTCAGCGCTGCAGAGATGCAGGAGGTGCTGGAGCCTCCCCAGTACGAGCTGTTCTCCATGCGGGAAGCGGAGCTCCCGGAGGATCTGTCGGAGGAGCTGGAGACTCTGCAGAAACTCCGCCGCTCCTCCAGCGTGTCCCGCTGCGTGCACGAGCATCATTGTGGTGCTCCAAGCAGCGCCGCCTCCATCGTCATGGCGAGCAGAGCGCATCATCTCTCGCAGGGCTCTGATGAGATGAGCACGGTTCTTGGTGCCAGAGGCTGGGGCAGTTACCACGGACGCAGGAGCAGCTCACGCTCGCATCCTTTCATGCACGACCCACACGCTCACGCTTACAGCGCCCAGAGTCTGAGAGAGGCGCTGGAAGATGAGGAGCTGGGGCTTGAGGGACGGGTGATGGAGGAGATCGGGTACAATGATTTTATAACACGTGGACGCAACGTCGTGATGGTACGTAATCATTCCAACCCCGTCCAGCAGCGCTCACTCTCTATGGACTTCTGA